The genomic window CACAGTCTTACATAACCTCCTGAGGTCCCACTTGGAGTTAAGCCTGGTGGGGAAAGGAGAAAGATTTAGGGAAAGCACACTCTGACAAAGTGTATGCTAACATAAAGACTTTGCAATACCACTACATTACAACAGACACCTCTCATCTGCCCCCATGTACCTTTTATGGAAGACATTTTCATGAAAGGAGAAAACTCTGATCTGGATGACCAGACGTCACCTGAGTCTTACCTGACCACCATGAGCTTGTACTTGTTGGCGTAGTGCAGCGCCATATCAGCCACCTTCCCCCCAGTCACCACCACGTTGGCACCGGCCTCCTTGATGgccttcacctgagcctccatcataTCCTCCTCTCCTTTACTGAAGTCCATGAGCTCCTGTGCATTATTGATCAGCACTGTACCCTACAAGATGAGTAAGACCAGGGTTAGCAACAAGATCAGAACCTTCATGGGGCGATAGGGACTTTACAAACCCATGACAACAGGCCTTATTCACAGAGGACACtttaagggccctgacacactaaGCTGATAGTAAGCCATCAGTCAATGCTGGGCTGTAGGTGAGTGTCTGACACCTTAGTCTTTGTGGTACGCCCCACACCCTTGACACTAGACAGCAAATAAGACAGCAAATGAAATCActttgattggcagttcagcttcAGTTTTTGAATGACGATTACAGACTACCTCTGCCTGTAGGTGTGGAGCGTAATTTCTTCTCACACAGGTGCAAAACATACATGCTAGGTGGGgttagctgtagtctttgttgTGCATTCAAATGCAGCTTTCTGGCCGAAACACAGGCGACAGGACGTGACGCAACAGTCTCTGTCGCCACTAGTTATTTAATGTggttttggtgtgtctgggccttgtCTTACCATTGAAGGAAAAGTATTtattagggccgtaacggtacatgtatttgtgttgaaccgttcggtacgcgactttcggttcggcacgaccctgtaccaaattattgggcgcaggatattattttattttattttgttttattttaattccgtttttgcaagccgaaccatttaaaatatctagttccccgacagacataattgagtgacggaccgagtcccgtaaatctccgctttcactttgtgcagcgcattctcgcattttgacaacatggcaagtgagcctgacgaacctgaagacccacccgcaaaccttaagtcctccgtttgggaacactttggtttcagggtaaaatacgaagatggaaataaacaagtggacaagacaaaagcagtgtgccgacactgcagaacagcggtcgggtatgtacttggaaacacgtctaacatgctaacgcatctaaagcgacaccacccgagtttgaacgttaaccggcacgactagaaaaggcaatctggtgcaaactacgatatcgtcgtcgtttaaaaagaaagagagttTCCCTGACCATCACGCTAAataaataaccaacgccattggagttgagtaaaattgtttaagctgcactttagatagaagcatgttttgtttactgcactttaacaaagtgggaacgctaagtaagttcctagtaaaactgaatctgagcaggctttaaagctgaccagctgcactatactttttattttaattgagtaaaactgttaaagcagaaatgtatatttatatttttcattcaaacaatgtgaaaaagcaggattttatatatatttgtttcattcaaaaattgtgtaaaaaaagttaactgctgtggtggtatgttttaataaggttaccaagaagtaaaagatatttaatagttgtctatttttttcattactgtaccgaaaaaaaaaaaacccgaaccgtgacttgtgtaccgaggtacgtaccgaaccgagatttttgtgtaccgttacacccctagtattTATGATGTATAAATGATGGTTATGTTTTTATCAAATGTCCTAATAAGTCATGACAGTGGGAAAGTGAGCCAGTATGCCTGACACCGGGTCCCTGATACTGAGGCTGCTAAATGGCATTCAGCAATaattaatttcttatttttctaTTGTGAAATTTGGCTGTCAAAATATCTTCTGGGAAAAAGGTCTGTAACATTGTGACCTGAGTTCTGTTACAACTCAAGCATGTAGATagcaaagaaaaacacttgCAGACGAAtcatattttaatcattattttctTAATCCTAAAATGTAGCTTATAAATGCAGTCTTAGTAATAAACACTCATGACCAATTACTTATTTTAGGCCAAATGTGAAATGTCACAGGTAAAGAGACAGAAGTATGTTGGAGtataaaatttaagtttaattaattttagtTCTTGTATGTCAGATTTCTCTAAAGCATCAAAGAGAGACTAAAGTATCTGTTACCTTGGTCTCTGTCACCATGCAGTCAAAGGGGCAGGAGAAGACAGCGATCTTGGCGTCTTTAACTGATGTGACGTCTCCCTCTGCTTCCTTCTTAAAAACCATGCCATGTAGCACGGAGGATGCCGTCACTCCACagccctgaaaaaaaaaacaaaataaaaacccacaACATGAACttagaggcacacacacacacatgcgcaaaTACACAATGCAGTCAGTGGATGATGATGCTTACCAAAATCTTGCATACTCTGACGTTGTCGACATTGAAATTGCCAGACTCTGGGAAGATGGACACTGAAGCACAGTACAGAAAGCAAagtcagagaaacacaaaatttaaCGCTACCATCAAGCGAATTGTTTTTGACAGCTGACCGTATGTTTGGTTAGAAAGTCTGTATTGCTGACTCACCACAGGCCTGTGCAATGAGGTTGGCGAGAAAGTCTTCGTTGCCGTACTGTTTACTCATGACTGCTGTGCGAATGAGAGCTGTTGCCTCTTTGATGTCATGGAGGTTCTCGGCAGAGGAACATACGCAGTCTGACATGAGCTCCAGAGTCTTTTTACACGCTTTCTCGTAGCCTTCAATCACCTGTGGCAAAGAGGAGAGGGGACACTGAGTAAATACAGCAAACTATTTCTTTGGGGTGCAAAAATTCATGTTTTTCTTGACCGTTATGTCAATATAAGCTCTGAAAAGCATATAAAAGCATCAGCCTGATATTAATTTATTGCAAATATTTAGCTGATTTGCGTTTGGACAATTGTGTATTTTTTCTAGGAGTGTGACATTACTGTGTGAGACTCAAATAccaacaagaaaataaacagtCTTTTTTctaataaacagataaaaacgGCTTTCCTCAGAAGACAAGTAGAGGTTACAACGTGGGTAAAGGAAAAAGTCAATACAAGCACTACACAGCACAACTTGCACGATGACGGTTTACCTCTGACACTGACAGGCCCATCCTGAGCAGCTCCTCTGCCAGCTCCAGCAGAGCTCCAGCAAACACCAGCACAAAGTTTGTCCCGTCTCCTACCTCCTGTTCTTGCATGTGGGATGCCATCACCACCATTTTGGCTGCTGGATGCTGCACCTGTAAAACAAATGATTCACAGTTAGAGTTGAATTCCCCTCATATATAAATCATCCCTGTGTGTTGCAGGAGACTGTTAGATTTCCTCACCTGAAGCTCTCTGAGAATCGTTGCGGCGTCATTGGTGACAAACAACTTCTCCAAGTGGTTGATGACCATTTTGTTCATACCTGAAAAACAACAGTGTCATAGTTTAGCCATCGCTGATTTTGTTGTCTTGCTAATGCGAGTTTAACAAGTGAAAGCTTAGACTAAGATGTAATAAATGTATGTTACTGAGGAGAGAACTTACCGTTTGGCCCGTAGGCGGAGCGTGTGGTCTGAGAAAGTTCCTTACATGCTCTGATGTTACGGAAGACTGCCTCTTCAAGCCCTGAATAGTGCtgcaacagaaaacacaacaactcaACTGCTGTGCCTTTACAAGAGAGGTGCATTTAATGTCGTAAGTTCACATATCAGACAAATGGGTATTGGCACCCTGCGTGATGactcattaaaaacaagtaGTATCAAAACACCTTAATTAATCAATCAGTATCATCTCTGGAGTATGAGCTGGTATCAACATGAGCGGAAAATAAGCCACACCACAGATTTAAGATGAGCTAACGGGATGCATCAGCATCTCTGGCACACCCTGGGGTTTGACAGTTAGCTAAAAGCTAACAAAATGTGACTGCTGTCTGACAGTCACTTATTATAGCAGCTATAACACTGCAAATGTATACATAACATATTAAACTGTTTGAGAGGACAGTGAAAACACGCAGTCATGCCCATCCCATCAGCCCCGGCTGCAGCGGCTCTGTCCGGCCTGGCCTCCTTCTAGAAGTCTCCCACATGACTGTGAATGAGCGTGCTAACTCAGGggctaacgctagctagcaTGCTACTTCACAACCACACACTCAAAGCTCCTAAAGTACGCCAAATACAGATTCATCCTCACCTTGGCGCCATCTTTTAACATTTGGGCAAAGCCCGGAGCTTTGGGGACGTGGAGAGCCATTTTGGGATGTTTAGCAGCCCCGGTATCTTGGAGAAGGAAGCCGCGGCGTGGACTCAACTCTGGGTACAAAGccggagagacagaggaggagcaaTTACAGCGAGGCGTGGGGCTAAGGACGGATAACAACAAGGGACAACCTGAACGATTCTCGTTTCTCCTGCTTTAGCCTTGACCCACCACTGGAGGGAGCTGTTGCCCTTATGGGTTACACAAGTCCTTAAAAGGTCTGAAAATGTCTGAATGTCAGTGTTACaacaataaggccttaaaagttattaaatacTCCTAAATTTGagtttgtgaggtcttaactgCTACagacattttatctaatttcataTATACATCTTTTAATTCATTTCTATAAAAAAATAAGTGGAGCTTTTTTATGttaaagtccacatttctaatgttacaaacctttaaaaactacaatactgtcattttacttcatacttgcacttacctgttggcaaaatgtagatcaGCTTAAGTCACTCTtaaaccatattcctacataacacctacctctgcacaagaccacataGGCTATATATTACTCACCTGCAATGCTTACATGCGATGCTTAgataagtaaaacatgatttgtccaatAATCTTTTGTAAAATTGGTTAAAAGGTGTCTTGAAAGGgtctttaaaacattaaatttaactgtctgatacctgtcGACACCCTGTTAAAGGGCTATATAAAAACTAAACCTCAGAAATGTTACACTCAGGTCATTTTTATACTTATGATCATTTATTTACTTGTAAAAGAACTACAACATCCATGTAAAAATATGCTGAAATGCACttaacaaaagtaaaagtacacaagacATTTCTTTAGGTAGTTataaaagtatcaaaagtaaaactaCTAATTTTGTGAAATGGACCCAGTTTGTGTTTGATTATAAATGCAATATCACTGGATTGTTATTGAGGCATTAAAATGTAAGAGGAATTTtaatcagccaaaaagccactggaatataaaagacagtatacccacttcctcctcagtaaccGAACTATCTACCTGGTAGTACACCCACtgcatcaactaccactacaccactggagTTCAGTAGTGGTCGACCTCGTATTTGCTAATGCCCATGTATTCAGCCTTTTAGAAAGTGAGTGAGCCGTCTAAAATCAAGGATACAGGGGTTTAatactgctgtttgtgtctgtttgtgtagtGGTATCCACGTCTACCACTGCTGTGAAGCTATTTTCACACTTTAATCTTTAgcagtgcatcatattttataagcTGTTCATGTACTTTTTTAATATGGTATGCATAAATCTGAAATGTCAAAtttgtagtgaagtaaaaaatCAAATGGAACCACTTGAGAAAAGCAGAAGTAGTTCAAATTTGTCATATAGTGCTAGGGAAAATATTCCACTGCACTACTTAACAATAATCAGTATGTAGTAGTACTGTGTAAGCAATGATATTGATCTTGTATCACATACAGATAACATTTTCGAAGTTATTGGTCAGTATAAAATTATGTTTATCCAAAGTATGTGGGAAAAGTATAACAACTGCACAAACTAGGGATACAAAACAGCAAAGAGCCTTTATAATCGCATCCTATAACATTATCTCACCCATTCCTAAATCTACATTTTACTCATATTTGTATGATTCTATAAAATATTGCAGTGGCATAAAAAGTAGATTGTTTCTGATGTCACGCTTCACAGTACTTCAGTTTCCAAATTCTATAAAATGTTGAAGTTCTTTTGTAAACCACGTTGAATCTTCTCAAAATCGAATGGCTGACTTATAACTTTCACCACTGATTCAGATGCGCAGATGATCTGGTCCTAGCAGTGTAAGTAATATGAACATACATACTGAGTATCACTGACAATAAAAATGCCTTCCACGTCATTTAATTTGAGACATTAAAGCAAGACCAGcattaatatataaatagtaaGGTTATATTTGGGGTTGCAAATAGTCCAAGTTACAATTACCACATGTTgcaataataatagtaacaaAAATGATTAG from Epinephelus lanceolatus isolate andai-2023 chromosome 11, ASM4190304v1, whole genome shotgun sequence includes these protein-coding regions:
- the cct8 gene encoding T-complex protein 1 subunit theta isoform X2, encoding MALHVPKAPGFAQMLKDGAKHYSGLEEAVFRNIRACKELSQTTRSAYGPNGMNKMVINHLEKLFVTNDAATILRELQVQHPAAKMVVMASHMQEQEVGDGTNFVLVFAGALLELAEELLRMGLSVSEVIEGYEKACKKTLELMSDCVCSSAENLHDIKEATALIRTAVMSKQYGNEDFLANLIAQACVSIFPESGNFNVDNVRVCKILGCGVTASSVLHGMVFKKEAEGDVTSVKDAKIAVFSCPFDCMVTETKGTVLINNAQELMDFSKGEEDMMEAQVKAIKEAGANVVVTGGKVADMALHYANKYKLMVVRLNSKWDLRRLCKTVGAVALPRMTAPTPEEMGHCDNVYLTEVGDTQVVVFKHEKEDCTISTVVIRGSTDNLMDDIERAVDDGVNTFKVLVRDKRLVPGAGATEIELARQITSYGESCPGLEQYAIKKFAEAFEALPRALAENSGVKGSELISKLYSAHHEGNKNMGFDIEGEGPAIKDMLEAGILEPYLVKYWGVKLATNAAITVLRVDQIIMAKPAGGPKPPQGRKDFDEDD
- the cct8 gene encoding T-complex protein 1 subunit theta isoform X1; amino-acid sequence: MALHVPKAPGFAQMLKDGAKHYSGLEEAVFRNIRACKELSQTTRSAYGPNGMNKMVINHLEKLFVTNDAATILRELQVQHPAAKMVVMASHMQEQEVGDGTNFVLVFAGALLELAEELLRMGLSVSEVIEGYEKACKKTLELMSDCVCSSAENLHDIKEATALIRTAVMSKQYGNEDFLANLIAQACVSIFPESGNFNVDNVRVCKILGCGVTASSVLHGMVFKKEAEGDVTSVKDAKIAVFSCPFDCMVTETKGTVLINNAQELMDFSKGEEDMMEAQVKAIKEAGANVVVTGGKVADMALHYANKYKLMVVRLNSKWDLRRLCKTVGAVALPRMTAPTPEEMGHCDNVYLTEVGDTQVVVFKHEKEDCTISTVVIRGSTDNLMDDIERAVDDGVNTFKVLVRDKRLVPGAGATEIELARQITSYGESCPGLEQYAIKKFAEAFEALPRALAENSGVKGSELISKLYSAHHEGNKNMGFDIEGEGPAIKDMLEAGILEPYLVKYWGVKLATNAAITVLRVDQIIMAKAAGGPVAPKQRGHWDKDDWEEAPEKFDTHH